DNA sequence from the Geobacter sp. AOG2 genome:
AGGGGATGGAGCGCGATGAAATTCACCAAAATGCAGGGTGCCGGCAATGATTACGTCTACGTGAACTGTTTCGAGGAGACGGTCGCCGACCCCCGGCAGACGGCCATACAGGTTTCCAACCGCAACTTCGGCATCGGCTCGGACGGGCTGATCCTGATCATGCCCTCGGACAAGGCCGACGTGCGCATGCGCATGTTCAATTCCGACGGTTCCGAGTCCGAGATGTGCGGCAACGGCATCCGCTGCGTGGCGAAATACGCCTACGACCACGGCATTGTCTCGAAGACCGAGATCAGCGCCGAGACCGGGGCCGGCATCCTGACCCTGCACCTGGTGCCGGGAAGCGACGGCAGGATCGCGAAGGTTCGCGTCAACATGGGGCCGCCGCGGCTGACCAGGGGCGAGATCCCCATGACCGGCGATGCCGCCGCCCAGGTGGTAGCGGAGCCGCTCACGGTCCTGGACCGCACCTTCCGGATCACCTGCGCCTCCATGGGCAACCCCCACTGCGTGATCTTCGTGGACGATGTGGAGAACTTCCCGGTTGCCACCTATGGACCGCTGATCGAAAACCATGAACTGTTCCCGCGCCGCACCAACGTGGAGTTCGTCCAGATCTTCTCGCGCACCGAGGTGCGCCAGCGGACCTGGGAGCGGGGCGCCGGGGAAACCCTGGCCTGCGGCACCGGGTCCAGCGCCGTGACCGCGGCATGCGTACTGAACGGCCTGACCGAGAAGAAGATCCTCAACCATCTCCTCGGGGGCGATCTGGAGATGGAGTGGGCCGAGGACGGCAACATCTACATGACCGGCCCGGCGGTAGAGGTCTTCAACGGGGAGATCGAACTGTAAGAGGTTGTTGAAAAACAGCCATCAGGCCTTCTGCGGGTGCGACGATCCGACTATTTTCGAACAACCTGAGTTTTCAACAGCCTGCTAAGGTCCCTTGAAATTTCCTTTCCCCCTTGCCCAAAAGGGAAGGTGCTATACACTTATGCCACGTGCTCTTACCATTATAAACATCCTGCTAGGGGTCATCATCGTCGCCATTTTGGCGGCCATCACCGCCGACAGTCTGGGCAGACGGCTCAATGGGGC
Encoded proteins:
- the dapF gene encoding diaminopimelate epimerase — encoded protein: MKFTKMQGAGNDYVYVNCFEETVADPRQTAIQVSNRNFGIGSDGLILIMPSDKADVRMRMFNSDGSESEMCGNGIRCVAKYAYDHGIVSKTEISAETGAGILTLHLVPGSDGRIAKVRVNMGPPRLTRGEIPMTGDAAAQVVAEPLTVLDRTFRITCASMGNPHCVIFVDDVENFPVATYGPLIENHELFPRRTNVEFVQIFSRTEVRQRTWERGAGETLACGTGSSAVTAACVLNGLTEKKILNHLLGGDLEMEWAEDGNIYMTGPAVEVFNGEIEL